The genomic DNA TTAACCCGAGTAAATGTTTTTAGTTGAATATATTAcaattaactattatttattttaatttgattcatttttattattagaaattagtttttaatttttaataaatatgagaaaataaattattgagatagagaaataatttaaatgcttATTATAGTGTCAtgcataataatttaattttttttataataataaaaattaaaatgaaaatttattgaatatgttcttaataataaaaaattgaagaaataaaaattattaaatgggttcaaattcaatttatatGTTGACAtgtataattttacataattctCTCCGTTTTATCATTAGTCATATAATATacaaggttatatatatatatatatatatatatatatatatatatatatatatatatatatatatatatatatatatatatatatataaattaaaattttaaataataaataaataataaataaataaattacatatattataaattgaattatgtttaataatagtACTTCTTCTCAACGGAGTATGGGTTCATGTATCATTCCCTTCCCAGCCGTCAAATTAAGATAATTCAGGTAGAAACAACGGAGGGTATCTAAAGGTAATTGTCCCTCATTCATTCATTTACCATATAGATATGATTGTGTTCAAAGTAGAGGACTTAAATGATCATCACTTAGAAAATAAGGAGGTTAATTGATATTCTTTCCTTAAAATTAATTGACCTTAATTTAAAAACCCATAAACGACGAACGGTAAGAAACTAATCGTCTTCTTTAAAAACTTGATTTTGCCTAATAAAAGCCTTAGAATTCGTAACTTCCCTATATTTGGCaatcatcaaaaaaaaaaaaacttttcttctttctctctctctctctccccgaTATTCCAAGCTGGCAGATCGCCGCCGTAAATCACCGCTCCAGCGCCTCCGCAAAATGTTCGCCATTGGAGGTTTCTGCAAAGCTTATAAAACCATTGTTTCAAAAAAGCACTCTCGTGACAAAAATGATTCACATGGAAAATCACATCGTTCTGCTCATGATCATCAATCACGCAAGGTAAATTAAACATCTGGATCTTCTAGCTAGATCTTCTTATTAGTATATTAgggtttgttttgttttttcgtTATTGACTTTCTTGAATTATTCATTTCTCTTAGGGATCTAACCATAACGAAGAATATAATCTCCCCGAGATCATCAACAAagatgaatcttctctttcgcCAAGCTTTTTCAAAAGAATGGAAAATATCCCACAATCAAAGTTATCTCCTCTTAAGAGAAGTTCAAGCCTTGATGATGgatcttctctctctagaaacaAGAGTGGGAATCATCGGAACCCTTTAACCGCCGCCGTGAGCCACAAAAACATGGAAGAAACCACAAACGCCAGCGAATTCGATTTACCAAATAAGGAAGTTTCATCGTCCGACAAATTTCCCATGGGAAATTCCCTTCCCCGGAGTTTGAGTCAAACATCTAGCCATCGGTTCATGGGAAAATCTATGTCTAGAAAATATTATAGCCAAAAAGGGTCTTTAACGGATTTGCATTCCATTGATGAAGGAGGTCCTCCGGTAAAGGAGAAGATTATGTCGAGAAGTATGACGAGTAGGCAAGGTACCGTGCCCATTATGTTTTCGAGCTCTAATGGTTTGCTAAAACCATTGGCTATGGAGAAAACCCTAGAGTGCTCTCTCGAGGAATTGTGCTTTGGATGCGTCAAGAAGATCTCGGTATCCAGAGATGCCATTAACGATATCGGGTTTGTTCTTTCTCTCCCTTTTACTTATTAAGCATGTCATTGTTTAAGGTTTAGAATAATGCTGCATATATTTACTCTACATCTCTAAACGAAAAAGCCTCTAAACTAATGAACAAGAAGTGAAAGTAGCTAGAATATTGAAGAGGGAACATAACTTACTTGACATAGTTGAGAAAGAGATTGAATTGAAAGTTGTTAGTTTAATGTTGAAATTCATGTGCTAAGCAATCACAAGAGGTGTAAAAAGGTTTAAATATATAGTACTAACGGTTCATATAATTGTGTATACGGATTAACAACGGGTCCATAAATTTCACAACTACAATATATTAGTATATGTGTGAACTCTAAGAAAGACCAAGCtgtcaatattttttctttgagAGAAAATCACATTAGAGAAACTTTAGTGATGATATGAatacaaacataaaattatCTCTATTTGATTGGAAAAGAATTTCCAAATGACTTGAAAGGACCttgtaatattataatttcaataagAAGAATAGAAGATAAGAGTATAGAGATTATATGAGAAGATGGATGATGAGAACTAAGCTATTTTCATCTCATTTCCGATTAGATTGATTTTTTTGGAATTGTTTTAGTTAGATATGTAGCTTCTCATTTGggtaaaagtataaaatttatagCTACTAAAGTAGGAATAATGACAACTGAACTAAAAGTGTATTTGTAAAGTGATATAACAAGCCTAgccaaattattataaatttcgtaagatatgtttaatttatatagtaaaaattaaaatcataaaatactaaaataatgatgaaaaattaGTTAAAAGTATATTTGATGTGATGtttgagaaaaagaaaagtagAAACTCCCCCACCAAGAACCAATGTATGTCATGCACTATTGCTtaagaatgaaaatattttttacattttttaaaacataacaatttcctaattaatttagtacaAGAGATAAACAAACTTAAGAAATTAAAAGGACACATTTTAGCttggaaaaccttaaaaaaaagagtaaaaccACGGGATCTATATAAACTATTTAACAATTCACtatcataaaaaacaattataaggaagtatttactttatatataacCAAACTAGAGTCTAATCAATTACATCAAGATCAcacaataattttgaaaaataacaacaaagacAACTAATTCTGTAATTCTGGTTTTGTCGGACTGACTTAAAAGCTTTAGAATATAGATTTTCACTATTCAGAACGTAGTCTTAGAAATAACCAACAAgctatcaacaaaaaaaaaattctaacgGTTACTTCTAACCATAAATTTGTTTCTTCTCTGCATTCTCTTGTTGATATGTAAAACTCACTCAAACCctagaagaaaataatatttcttcaCATTATATAATATGGATTTAAATAAAATCCACACCGGACTTTCTAACCATGAGAATAAAACCTAACAGAAAAGGGATGGGTGGAATGATTCATTGAAATACATCCATCAATCTTTAATAGGGATACAAAAGACTAATAAGGATAAAATCTAATTatggtaaataatatattttcattgggttatttgagattttttgtgttttaa from Impatiens glandulifera chromosome 9, dImpGla2.1, whole genome shotgun sequence includes the following:
- the LOC124916725 gene encoding dnaJ homolog subfamily B member 4-like translates to MENIPQSKLSPLKRSSSLDDGSSLSRNKSGNHRNPLTAAVSHKNMEETTNASEFDLPNKEVSSSDKFPMGNSLPRSLSQTSSHRFMGKSMSRKYYSQKGSLTDLHSIDEGGPPVKEKIMSRSMTSRQGTVPIMFSSSNGLLKPLAMEKTLECSLEELCFGCVKKISVSRDAINDIGFLTHEEEQLTIKVQPGWKKGTKLTFPGIGNEKLGTCQADIILVIMEKKHPMYVRRGGDDLLMEFKIPLVDALTGCMITIALLGGEEMKLMFDDEMIETGLEKVIVGQGMPKSKELGRRGNLVIHFVVDFPKELTDEQRHKVCSILENVC